DNA sequence from the Gadus morhua chromosome 21, gadMor3.0, whole genome shotgun sequence genome:
tttcaatattttttattgcaccattaaataaatatagTCTCTGTCAGTCAGCAATCTGGGATCTGGATTGGCTTGGAGCTCAGTAGAGTGACACGGTTCTGTTTCCTCAGGCACAACGAGGGAAAGACCTTCTTGGTCTGGGTCAACGAGGAGGACCACCTCAGGGTCATCTCCATGCAGAAGGGAGGCAACATGAAGGAGGTCTTCAACCGCTTCTGCACCGGCCTCACAAAGGTATGAATCCCTGCTCCTCAACCCCTCAGGTTAAGATTAAGAAGGACACATACATTTTGATGCCACCACTCATTTCTGTAGCGCCTGCCTTAAACAAATGTCCATGACAGAGACTTGTTTTTTAACTCCCCATTGCTATAATTCCTACGTCCAATCGCATCATTACCCTCACGCCTTCCTGTTAAAGGAACGATGCAACCTCTTAACCAATAGATACCTCGCGCCATGGAGAATCCCATGCCTTCTCTTAGCTGCACACTCAAAACCAAACCACCTCCCGATGTTATTGCAGATCGAATCCCTGTTCAAGGACCGAGGACACGAGTTCATGTGGAACGAGCACCTGGGATACGTCCTCACCTGCCCCTCCAACCTGGGCACCGGGCTGCGCGCCGGCGTCCACGTGAAGATCCCCAACCTCAGCAAGCACGAGTCCTTCGGAGAGGTCCTCAAGAGGCTGAGGCTCCAGAAGCGTGGAACAGGTAAATACGTTGAACCGCATGTAGCTAAAGGACTTACCCTGAACCCTAGATGGCCCTTAACCCCTGAACCTAGAAGTATATGACTAGATGGCTTTGGACCTTAAACCGTGTCCCTGACACCTCTCCCTTAAGTGAAAGGTGccttagccctaaccctaagggAAGATGACTCTATCCATGACACCTTAGAGTTGACCCTAGATGACCCTTAACCCTGTACGGCCCCCACATCACATTTGTAtctaacccctcctcctcctcattcagGTGGCGTGGACACCGCCGCAGTGGGCGGAGTCTTCGACATCTCCAACGCCGACCGGCTGGGCTTCTCGGAGGTGGAGCTGGTGCAGATGGTGGTGGATGGCGTCCGACTGATGGTGGACATGGAGAAGCGCCTGGAGGCCGGCCAGGCCATCGACGACCTCATGCCCGAGCAGAAGTGAACTCTGACCCACTATAACCCTTGACCTatgtcccccgcccccccactcccaccccaCTCCCATCCACAACAACCACCCCCCTCACGTCATTCACctatatccctccctcccttccttcgtatatatatatatttatatatatgaatatatatatcagaAACCAATAATGTAAAGTACAAGAGGGAGACTCCATTCTGTCCTGCGATAGCTTCGTCTTCCAACAGCAGCTCTGGAGGGGTTTTCTATCTTCTGTTCACGTAGTTGTTGGATGAACACCTCAAATAAAGTCTTTGGCCCAATCCATGACCTCCTggtgttattattaatgttttttacATACATATGAAATTAGATGCTACTGGCTCAAAGATgcatattcaattcaattttatttctataacccttaatcacaggtacagtctcagaGTGCTTAaaaggccatatatttatgatatttattaaatatactGGTAAACCGTGGACACCATCAATGGAACCCTTTTGTCCACCTGGCTGTATCATTCAGCTGCTGTGAAATATTAATCTTGATAAGAAATGCCTGCACTCATGGCGATCTTAATTACTGACATATGGACaggttattatatattttaatatactATGTTATATTATCTTAATCTCTGACTGttaatgtgttttgtgtattgTGTTTTGTGGTCAAACTCCGGTGCAGGGTATTTCAGCCTCAGTGTTGTTTCAAGAGGTCGACAGAGAAGGAGCATAGCTGTTCGTTGGGAGTATAGCCAATAGACGGCAGCTCAACGCGCTTTACCAATGAAACACATGTTTGGCTTTAGAGATGAAGAAAGCTGTTGGCCTTTAGATTCCGTTGGTTTCAGCAAATCAACCAAAGCTGTAATCTGATTGGATGTGGCTTGGTGTGGGAGGGGCTTTTGAGAGGAGGATCCTAATcggtgtatgcgtgtctgtgtttgtgcgtgcgtgtatctgtaaatgtgtgcattggtggaggtggtcggggcggggagggggttcATTGGGTTTATCTGCACTGCTCTGGGGTTTTATAGTACTGCATTACTTCATAGTACTGAATACTTAACTGCTAATGCAGACCTAACACTCTCACAGATCAGATGTTAACATGTAAACTAATGAGAGCATCCTAGGGTTAGGCTGCAAAGCAACCCTAACCCCTTTACCACtatgaattaataaatacagGTGTTTaatatctgaaaaaaaaatgctcaagtctctgtattcatttatttcattttcagTTTTAAATTTAGCCTGTATTTTCCCCCTTTAACATTATCTTAACATTATCGTTTTATTTATAGCCAGGGGACATAAAGGGACATCTTTTAAGCAAACTATTCGATGGTACTTAATAACCAGGTATTCTGGTTGATCGAGGGTAGAGGTTAGCATGATGCACCCTGTAGTAAGTAGAGCTTGACCACGCCCCGGTCCAGCAATAGGAAGGAGTATCCTGCAAGATGTAGGTCTACCGTCCCACAATTCCTTGCGGCAGTATAATTCAAAACAACGCACCATTCTTCCAttctataaaacaaaacatccattttttttacattcaatCAAGCAAATTCGGATCAATGTCCATAATTATGAGTCGACAGGAGTGTGGCAACTATTATCAATGTTACAACTACCGTTTTGTTTCCTTTTTGAGACTATTAGCCTatgttattctatttatttgtatttcaaaCGGTAGGCCTAGTTATAAAGTATTTTTTCACCGTGTTGTCCACGTTTATACAGCCTGTGTGAAACAGCACTGTTAGAATTCCCGATGCAAAGTATCTAAGATGCGCTTTCAGTAGTCCATCCTCGGTACGGTGTAGTTTTACCATGGCGACCCCGTCCACAACGTCCACCGcctgtctctccttcctcccaggCATGAAACCTTTGTGTTATACTTGAGTCCACCCTCTCCCTCGAACCTCATATCCATCAAGTTTTCAAATCGTCCTTTTACCACATTCGCAATATCGCAAagatctgcctctctctctctctctctctctctctctctctctctctctctctctctctctctctctctctctctctctctctctctctctctctctcgtggcctgctgctgagacactgatccacgccttcatctcctcGTCACAACTACTCCAGAATGCACGCGCCCAACTCCTAGTCTCACACCAAACCCTggcaccacatcacccccaACCTAAAGGACCTCCATTGGCTTCCTATCTCCCACCAAATGAATGTGAAGATCCTGGTCCTAACCCCAAAGCCCTCCACCAACTGGCTGCCCCATATCtcactgtcctcctctccccctccaccctctcggTCCCTCAGGTCCACCTCAGCCGGCCTTCTCTGAACCCCCAAGTCCAACCTTCGCAGTTTAGGGGACAGAGCCATCACCTGGGCAGCTCCTTGGCTCTGGAACCCCCTCCCCGAAGACCTCAGAGACCCTGAGTCCCTCCCAGTCTTCCAATCCCGCCTCAAGACCCATCTTTTCTCTACTGACTTTTCTTAGCAGGCCCCCTAATCCACCTGTGTGTCAGTGCtgtatgtgttgtttgttttgctacCACAGCCCCTCAGGGAAAAGCAACTTTGAGTcatagaaaagcgctatataaatcaaGTGTAAGTGCAGTCAAATTCTCTTTGCACCGCGTTGGTCTTTTCTTAAGTCTTTATGAATTCTCCTTCACATCTTTCCATGTCTTTATGACGTTTTACATCAAGGTCAAAGCAAAGAGGTTAGAAAATAGTATATGACGTAATTTTTGGACCACCCGACCGCAACCAAGGTCCCACAGGAGATAGCGGAAGGGGCGTGGCTATCAGGCTCTTCATTGCAAAATTTATATATGACGTCATGGATACATTAATTCTCTTTGAAAGGTAAATACGGAAATAAATATgtgaattaaataaataaaatacacgtGATGAATAAAATCGAAATAAACAGCAATGCTATGAACCGGCTAATAAATTGAAACCCTGAAATAGAAACGGTGCTCATTGGCCCTTTATTTGGCGCTCTAATAAATTATGGTTATTTgttcatatattttatatatttaaatccTGATGAAACGCGATATAGATTTATTATCCGTTTATTCTGGTTCGGTTGTAGATGTCGTCCACCTGCCGGGCAGCAGGTGACGCGGTGGTGTTGCGTCAACAACCTGCCCGCGCGCAGGTCCACAGGCAGTGACTCTCGCGCTGCTATAGAAATGCCATAAcagcacagcagcagcatcccgAGCTCGAGCGACGACACGGACGGTCGGCGATTCCccatttcaaataaaatccccggTCAATATTAATTGCCGTTCTTTTCCTCACATCCCCGCGGTGCTGCTCGAGACACACATGACGCAGTTTTGAATTAAAGACGCGGATATCGCGGGGTTTTGTTGCGGAGCGGCGCGGCGCATCTGGAGCGGAGGTAAGAGAGAGGAtggcggggaggaggggagggacacgGCGCGCCCTGCCTCGGCCTGCCCGGAATCCATACTGATGAATTGTATTCATAGGGAGGTGTGCATTGTGTTTTTTACTGTAGGTGGGGAACGAAAAACCACGGAATGGGTGTAGGCTATCCCCCGTGAATCTAAAACCGTGGTGTCAGAACACGCGTTGAGTCTCCATTCAGATGACATGTTATATTTAATGGTGGCCTGTATCACATCTTGCTCTGCCGAAATAGACAGCGGCGCGGCTCTCTGTTTCCAGCGATTATCATCCGGCTCTAGAGATTAAGCCGCCCAGATCCTCGTCCCTAAACGCCACGGTTTTCCCTTATTAAAACGGACTGTGTCTTTTCCGGACCAAACCGGCCCGTCCGTCTGTCACCGAGGCGCCACATAGCAAGGTTCTACTAAAAAACCTCCCTCGATGGTCTCTGTAGCTTACCACGCGGCACCTGATTGTCTACATAGCCCCGCTTAACGGTACCGGATATCAAGGGTCAACTCAACAAGCAACGGGACAAGCCTGCAGGTTTGGTCGTTTAGGGCTACTCTGCATCCTATGCCGTCCCATGAGACGTGTTATCGGTTTCCGCGAGATCAATTAAGTCCTCCACATCCATCATTAGGCTACGCCTGAGCCGCGTTGCgctataattaaataattagtTAGAATTACTGTTTTCTTTGATTAAAAAATGGTTGGACTATGGTCGGCCTAATTTGTCTGCCTAAAACACTGAACAACATTCTGTATGCATACAGGCAAGAACAGAATTAAGTTATACCAccctccatcatccctccatcattttCTCTATTCTCTATCATTCTGCCTCTACTCTGTCATCCCTTCATTATTAGATAATTTTTCTATCATCCCTCCAACATTCTGTCTATTCACTTTCaaccctccatcattctgtcgtCTGTTCTCACCCTGATactctgttttttttcccagcatgccGTGGGGTGTCCCGGCAGGCCTGTGAAGATGAGTGTGACCTCCTGGTTCCTGGTGAGCAGCTCTGGGACCCGCCACCGGCTGCCCAGGGAGCTCATCTTTGTTGGCCGTGAGGACTGTGAGCTCATGCTGCAGGTGAGAACACGCCtgaccacaacacacacctggacacataGAACACACCTGGATACAATGTACCtgaccacaacacacacctggacacataGAACACACCTGGATACAATGTACCtgaccacaacacacacctggacacataGAACACACCTGGATACAATGTACCTGACCACAACGCAAccggacacacaacacacctgaGCACCACACACCTGGACACCTAGAACACACCTGGATACAATGTACCTGACCACAACACACCTGATCACagcacacctggacacacacaacacacctgaGCACAACACACCTGAGCACAACACAACCggacgcacacaacacacctgaCCACAACACACTTGACCACAACACAACCGGACACACGCAACACACCCGACCACAACACACCTGAGTACAACACACCTGACTACAACACACCAGACAACAACACAactggacacacacatcacacctgaCCATAACACAACTGGACACATACAACACACCTGACAATAACACAaccggacacacacaacacacctgaCCATAACACAACCGgacacccacaacacacctgACCATAACACAACCGgacacccacaacacacctgACCATAACACAaccggacacacacaacacacccgaCCACACACCCCTGACCACAACACACctggacacaacacaacacaccagaCCACGACACaactggacacacacaacacaccagaacacaacacaatgggacacccacaacacacctgACCACAAAtcaactggacacacacacaacacaactgaCCACACCAAATTTGGTTCTACAGAACACATCTGGACAGTTTGCACATACACTTGCAGATTAGCTAAATATTGACCACAAACTTGCTACAAACTAGTTCCAAGCTGAAAGGTTCTGAGTTCAAACACCATTGTCTACAGCTTACCGGTTGGATAAACATTGGCTTAAGGATGTTAATGAATAATAACTTTTGTAGGAAAGTGGGACAACCAAATATAAATTGAGTCCAAACGGGTATTACACTGATGAATCACTCCACATTTTAACTGCCTGAATTCTGTTACTTGTTTCACAAAAATCATGCCAATTTTGAACAGTGGCCAACATGCTGTGCTGCCAGTGTGGTGTGTTTGGCTgtgggttgtgttgtggtttgcagtgtgtattgtgtgtgtgtgtgtgtgtgtgtgttttgtgtgtgtattatgtgtcTATTGTGTTAGGTGAGTTGAGGCTGCAGGTCAGGTGGCACACAGCCTTTGTCTGCAGCATACAGCCACTACACACTAtttgttagcatgttagcatacAGCCACTGAAAACAAACTGTAAGCATGTGTTAATTACAATATACAATATCTGTTAGCATGTGTTTGCATACAGCTAGCAATAATTATCTGTTAGCATGTGTAAGGATTCAGCCACCAAACgatatgtgtttgcatgtgtacaGCCAGTAAATCTGGAGGCATAGGTTAGCATCCAGACCCTCAACACTATGCCTGGCATATCTCAATGACTGCAGCTGAATGCCTGGACTCTACTTACGGTTAACCAGCTGGCGCCTCATCACCATAGACGTTCATTTTATAAACtcaattatttaaaatgttttgcctgtaCGTACGTCAAtcatggcacccattgcactcctgaccatccctggaaggagtttttttcttgccctctggggggctagggtcagggagGGGTCATACATATAtgacctgttaagccctttgagactgtacctgggATTAAcggctatacaaatacattgAATTGATCGTATGCTACAATCGTATGTAGCATACGAATAAAATCCATATTTCAGCAGACAGCTCACAACAAAGCATAGCATCATAACAAGTAATACAGTACACCCTGACAGATGATAAAGGGACTAACAtagcgtacgtgtgtgtgtcgtagTCTCGCAGTGTGGACAAGCAGCATGCAGTCATCAACTATAACCCGGCGACAGACCAGCACCTGGTCAAGGACCTGGGCAGTCTCAACGGGGTGAGCGACTACCGCATCCCGTCATCTTTAACCTTCCTTCTGTTCCCTTTGTACTGCTCTCTAATAATCCAGAATACTTGAAATGTTAAGTAGGAGACAGGCTCACATCAAGTGACCACCAGGGTCTCAGCCGAAAGTCGAAAGTCTCTGGGTTCACCCCCAGTGTCAGCCTCGCCTTTAGGCACCCTGAGTATTCTTTGTGTTTATTGGATGTTTGTTGTGTTGGCTTCCTGTCCAGACGTTTGTGAACGACCTGCGGATCCCAGAGCAGACCTACTTCACCCTCAAGCTGTCGGACATCGTGCGCTTTGGATATGATATCCTTTCAGCCTTTTAAACCTGCTTCCTGTCACCTCATTTGCATCAATACCATGTCGCAGAGCCTTCCCACGACGTCACTTCCtgttttatatgtgtgtgtttgatatctGCCCTCTGTCCAGTTGTTGTTTTTAGAACTAGGGAGTGCAGCACTTGGGTTATTCCAGTATCTACTCCATAACAATGCTTTGATTATTGTCAGCCTCACTTATCATTTTGGATTTATATATTGAGCGGTAAGGATGTTGACCTTAACGTGAACACATACCCATGTCTACACCCTGGAGAAGAGCCAGCACATAGTGCCAGAGGAGGctctgaaggtgtgtgtgtgtgtgtgtgtgtgtgtgtgtgtgtgtgtgtgtgtgtgtgtgtgtgtgtgtgtgtgtgtgtgtgtgtgtgtgtgtgtgtgtgtgtgtgtgtgtgtgtgtgtgttattgctgTTTGTCCACCTGAGCTCCACGGTTGGTctaatgtccccccccctctgccgtTTCAGCATGAGAAGTACACCAGCCAGCTGCAGATGGGCAAACACGCAGAGACGGAGGACCGGCCCCGACCTGAGAAACCGGAGCGCACCAAGACCCAGAACCGTACCCAGATCCAGAACacgagccagagccagagccagagccagacccCGACCCCGAGCCAGACCCCAGGTAGAATCCCTAATACTCCTCCCACACTACCCTAGAAACAGGGTAGAACTATAGGCAGTAAAGAGTGTTGACCGAGCATCCCCATTGGTTTACACTGTTACAAAGCCCTAGATTTGTCTTGAGGGACACCGCCAGTCCTTCAGTGTTTTGCAACCAGCATCGTAAACTATCCATTTTTGGCACATTGAGGGCTGGATTGAGTGTCCCTCTCGCAGTGGCTTACAGGGTCGCTGTTTTAGAATTTAGCAATATACGATTAATTGAATGCAGCACGTTAAAGTCATGTTTCCATTTTCTTAGTAAAACAAACTGAGAATACTGTTTTCTATCAGAGAATACGCACATCTCTGCATCCTGTCCCTTTATGATGATGTAAGCATCATCAGATTTTCATTGTactgcccctccccctttctgcCCTCATCCTGTCTCCATGGAAACAGCTGCCCCACCCATCCGAGCGGAGCATCCATATTTGTACTGTTTCCGAGGGGATGGCCGTCTGCGACAGACACAGTCCTGCTTAACAAttactaaaaataaaaacgcataTATATCTCTAAATCTATATTATAGATATcgacatagatatatatatatgcagtataGATAGAAAGAAATGCCACatagcgacagacagacagaaaggtagaTAGTGAAAGAGTACTTGGTACTTACATAGTACAAATATTATCTTTGTACATGTACGTGTATAATTATATGTGCATtaatatactgtgtgtgtgtgtgtgtgtgtgtgtgtgtgtgtgtgtgtgtgtgtgtgtgtgtgtgtgtgtgtgtgtgtgtgtgtgtgtgtgtgtgtgtgtgtgtgtgtgtgtgtgtgtgtgtgtgtcagactgccCAGGACCCCGGCCGACCCCCCTGTATGGGCAGCCATcctggtggggggaggaggacatgtGCAGCGATGGTCTTCACCCAGGTCTGTATCCTCTGCTCCCTGGCAAAAACGACAGGCCTaacctagcggccatcttggttccatcttGGTACTAAACACCAGCTGCTTCCATCACCCTCATAGTGttaagaaccaagatggctgcccgGTAAACAAGGTCATTTAATACatcatattgtaatgttattggTATGTGTGAAGTAAGTGTTGGTGAACTAGTATGTCAGTGAGGGTGAATTGATAGATTTTTCTTAGCTTTGGGTGTGTTATCTCAAGTGATTAGAAGGAAGCCGTCACGCTTGGCTATTCTCTAATATTCAATTATACTGCTACAGATGCATGTTGGGAAATAATTGCATTGTGCATCATCAACTCCGTTCCCATGAAAGATTTGACCTTTGATGTTATTTTCCAAAGCAGTCTAATGAAGAAAAAACCGGGTCCATTTTTACTGTAGAAACAGAGTTGATGTTGACCAAGCAGCACTTGAGAAAATATCCGCTCGCAGCTCCCCTTTAAACGAACACTAAAGTTGAGAAGTGAGGTTTCCGGTCTAAAGTGTGTCTGAACGCGGTGTCGGCGTGCTGCTTGTGTTCAGAGGCCCAGAACCCCGAGCTGTGTGACTTCAGGGAGAACCAGGCCGGGTTCCCCGGGTACCACCGCGAGGCCAGCTACTTCGAGATCCCCACCAAGGACTTCCACCAGCACCCCAAGTCCCCGGAGGCCGAGCTCCACGAGGTGCCCACCAAGGACACGGACACGCCCCTCGCCacgcccccggccccggcccaggcccaggccccgccctccccgcccacccccacccctcccgtGGTCCAGAGCCACGCCTCCTTCACCATCGAGTTCGATGACTTCACGCCGGGGAAGATAAAGATCAAGGACCACGTGACCAAGTTCACTTCCCGCCAGCGGAAGCAGCAGGCGCTGCACCTGAAGGCCCCGGTGGGAGCGCCCGTGGACCTGATGTCCGCCGAGAGCAAGGTGGCCGACTGGCTGGTCCACAGTGACGTCAGCATGATGAAGAAGAGGCCCACCTGCGAGGACGTCTACAGCACCAAGAGCGACCAGGCCATCAACACCAAGACCctcaaaggtcaggggtcaacctCTATACACTGAGTCACGTGGTTACGCTGTCGTTGACTCCCAGCTACTGGGCTCTGTTCCTAATGTCGCAGCCTCTCTGTAGTCATTCTAGAGTAGGacacccctaaccctgacctgctTATTTAATAATCAATCATTACAATTCCCTAAATAGTAAATAATTGAGGATCATCCACTAAATAgctttattcttttttatttattttttataaatgaaaaaatcATAATGCACAGAAGCTGGGCTTGATACAGTGGTTCCATGTCAGCCAAGTAACAAGTATGTCTTGCAAATCACAAAGCTGTGCCCTGTCCAGTGTTGGAGCTCTCGGTTTCCTAAAgggttgttcttgttgttcagGTCACCACCACGAGGATGGCACCCAGAGCGACTCTGAGGAGCCCGTTCTGGTAGGGAGGCGGAGCAAGTCCAACCACTCGGTCCAGACCGACCAGTCCGAAGTGTCCCAGCAGACGGTCAAATCGGGTCAGTCCGTCTGCTCCCAGGAGGCGGTCCCCATGCCTGCTGTCGTCTCCCCGTCCTTTCCTGACTCGCTTTCCCAGAGCCCGCCGCAGAGCCACTCTCCCCCAAACCAGACCCCCATCCAGGAGCCGCCGACCCAGGTGTCCCCACACCACGGGTCCCCGAGCCAGGGCTCTCccagccagacctccaccccagGGCCCCCGGAGCACCTCAGCCAGCAGGCCTTCATCATCGAGTTCTTCGACGACAACCCTCGTAAGAAGCGCTCCCAGTCCTTCACCCACACCCCGGCCCAGGCGGACTCCTACTCGGCCCTCAAGGCCAAGATGGAGCGCCGCAAAGGCACTGAGCGGCCGGCCTCTGTGCACggccacctcccccccacccagcaggTGACCGTTCCCCTGAAGGCCCAGGGCCACGGGACCCCCCAGCGGTCCAGCTCTCTGAAGAGGGAGAAGACGGAGGGGGACGTGCTGGCCTCCGCCACCCCGCgcgccccccccaccagacCTTTCGGCAGCGTGGGGAAGAAGTCCAAGCTGGTGCAGGAGTTCGCCGCCGAGTTCCTCAAGGACTCTGGGGGTCCGCCGTCTCCGACCAGGGACAGGCCGGGCCCTCCCCCCATGTCGGCCCCACCCGTCATGGTGTCCCCCGCCTGCATGCACCTCCCTTCCCCACAAGAAAGCCCCAAGACCCCCACCCCGGCCTCGTACCCCTCCTCGCCTGCTCCCCCTGTCCCCGTGTCCAGCACTCTGACCCCCACCCCTACGCGGAGTACCCTGGCCGCCTCTCTCGGCCCGCCCGCCTCTCCGGCCCGCCAGCCCGGCCCCGCCCAGGCCGCCATGCTCCCTCCGGGTCTAGTGCGGGGACTGGACCCCCGCACCCAGCGGGTGGGCCGGAACGAGGAGGACGACAGCCTGAGTGACGCGGGGACCTACACCATCGAGACCGAGTGCCACGAcacagaggtggaggaggcccgCAACATGATAGACCAGGTCGGTCCGCAGTGGCTGGGGCCGGACGTCTACAGAGTTATTAACACACTTTAACCTGCCGGGCCTCTCGGCTGTTGAAGCAGAATcctcctatatatatatacaacggAAAAGTGCTTGAAATAGATTTATATTATTGCGCTAGACTTAACCTGTGTAACAGGGTACAGAAAATGATACATGTATCAATGTATCACGTATTAAGCTCTACAAAGTCGAATAATATGTCCTATACATACGAGATGTGTTTCTGAATTTGCATTACGTTGGAAATGCACGACACACCTCTTGACCTTCATctctacttcctgtttcctgtcttccctctgtgctgctccctcctcccgcatgctctgacctctgacccctgacagGTGTTTGGTGTCCTGGACTCTCCAGAGTATAGTGGAGTAAACTCCTCTGTTTATAGGCCAGTCATTAATGAGGGGAAGGATGAGCACACTAGCCTTGAGATCGATGGTAGTGCTGTGGATCCAATGCATGGCTTTAACCCGGCCACTATCAGTGGCACCACGACCGGCCCGGTGCAGGTAAACATAAACCCAGGACGATACCACTGTGTAACGTTTGGGAGAACACCACTGCATGTCCCAATCCACTGCATGTGTTCCACTTAATGTACACCCTACTTTTCTCCTGACCCCCATCTAGTTCATCTTATACCTTGGTTGCTTTAAGGTCTGTTCATCTCCGTCGTCTTCTGGGGATGGTGATGAAATGTTGTGTTGCAGGTTCCTCCTGCTAACGCAGCAGGAATGGAGGGCCCAAAGTGGGTCTCTCGCTGGGCCAGTCTGGCTGACAGCTACGCCGAGGGGGCCTCGCCCCCCTCTGTTGGGGAATCTCTGGATGGTGAGCTGATGAGATCTTGTTGTTGAGTGGCAAACTCAATCCGAATGGCCCTTGTTCATATATGGAatattgttttagtttttaaGGCCTCATTGGATCCCTGTTTTCCTTTTTTAGATTCTCGCTACCTATCCAGCCGGTCAGTGATGAGCCAGTCAGAGTCAGAGTGCAGCCAGGTTTCCCGCACCAAGAGGCTGCTACCCCAGGTTCCTCCTGGGGAGAGACTGGagggcagcacccccagcatcCTGATCCAGCAGGACTCTTACCCTGGACCAGAAACCCTGGACAGAGAAGCCAGGGCCACATGCCCTCCCGAATCTGGCCAGTTGCTTAGCATCAGAGACGACGTGGACCCGGACAGCCTGAGCGACACCAGCCGTTCGGACGATGGACAGGAGCGAGCTCACAGGACCAAGGCCAAGACCACGGCCAAGGCCTCGTCCAGAGCTCCTGTGCCTCAGGTCAGACCTTCAGAGAGGGTTTCTCCGTCCCCGTCCAC
Encoded proteins:
- the cep170bb gene encoding centrosomal protein of 170 kDa protein B isoform X2, with the protein product MSVTSWFLVSSSGTRHRLPRELIFVGREDCELMLQSRSVDKQHAVINYNPATDQHLVKDLGSLNGTFVNDLRIPEQTYFTLKLSDIVRFGYDTHVYTLEKSQHIVPEEALKHEKYTSQLQMGKHAETEDRPRPEKPERTKTQNRTQIQNTSQSQSQSQTPTPSQTPDCPGPRPTPLYGQPSWWGEEDMCSDGLHPEAQNPELCDFRENQAGFPGYHREASYFEIPTKDFHQHPKSPEAELHEVPTKDTDTPLATPPAPAQAQAPPSPPTPTPPVVQSHASFTIEFDDFTPGKIKIKDHVTKFTSRQRKQQALHLKAPVGAPVDLMSAESKVADWLVHSDVSMMKKRPTCEDVYSTKSDQAINTKTLKGHHHEDGTQSDSEEPVLVGRRSKSNHSVQTDQSEVSQQTVKSGQSVCSQEAVPMPAVVSPSFPDSLSQSPPQSHSPPNQTPIQEPPTQVSPHHGSPSQGSPSQTSTPGPPEHLSQQAFIIEFFDDNPRKKRSQSFTHTPAQADSYSALKAKMERRKGTERPASVHGHLPPTQQVTVPLKAQGHGTPQRSSSLKREKTEGDVLASATPRAPPTRPFGSVGKKSKLVQEFAAEFLKDSGGPPSPTRDRPGPPPMSAPPVMVSPACMHLPSPQESPKTPTPASYPSSPAPPVPVSSTLTPTPTRSTLAASLGPPASPARQPGPAQAAMLPPGLVRGLDPRTQRVGRNEEDDSLSDAGTYTIETECHDTEVEEARNMIDQVFGVLDSPEYSGVNSSVYRPVINEGKDEHTSLEIDGSAVDPMHGFNPATISGTTTGPVQVPPANAAGMEGPKWVSRWASLADSYAEGASPPSVGESLDDSRYLSSRSVMSQSESECSQVSRTKRLLPQVPPGERLEGSTPSILIQQDSYPGPETLDREARATCPPESGQLLSIRDDVDPDSLSDTSRSDDGQERAHRTKAKTTAKASSRAPVPQVRPSERVSPSPSTKSTCFYIGSDSPGKADPPRSLKEAPSKNPPTTVLIRHLSGHEPRRTSVKPNSSAPNLQLQDKDSVPTKDGAIVRQESFTKERQSDTVQKKKLPHISSHPSIRDMEQRKEAAPDVFFKESEGPLFHSSGSGRSSKKGGSSSHMGDSLSGDSDVDTASTVSQVSNKNTPVTSVSKKRSVISGLQKEKSSSSPSIQEKGRQLSARERLSEKRRGQVGSDASGGKAEAAKRFHMRRSAGNRGSLDLSEGQPGQSHGDNVSSDHEAGSRTSGRTKKLTAPLQKEDNGKTSKTAAQQVLTRSNSLSAPRPTRASMLRRARLGETSDNEGAETDRGSQNSDHVGAASKGSAEKKLSRLDILAMPRKRAGSFTTPSDNEAGPPPAGRNSYSGREPGGSNRKSSVGDARQAAAKGSGAAAKQTAGRTRSNGTKYSGTASRRRQKGSDYSSSSEEEYETSPGTSKPRRSSQPSAPSQPHRGRTAPSRPKSISVETEDDDPQNDVDPYQNWTTHSAEIAKLSHDLAKDLAILAREINDVAGDGDPPVAIAGTPISSPSSQPNTPASPISSREELVQHLPEASLNYQKVPPGCTSVLDANMNEAEPGSKQRRPWNRQEVILDNLMLNPVSQLSQAIRENTEQLAEKMKVLFHNKAEVWEEIEAKINAENEIPILKTSNKEITSILQELRRVQRQLEVINTIVEPSSLQVGALGPTSTSQTRPSARDKKPTSRPLGDRPRGGPSSSNANESTKRSSRGAAGGGGGGHHMS